Below is a genomic region from Palaemon carinicauda isolate YSFRI2023 chromosome 31, ASM3689809v2, whole genome shotgun sequence.
tgaagtgagacaactcacagtgtgtgagcgggagcggtagcaagctaccccttccctcccccctgctaactagcggggggggggggggggggttaaccctcgttaaaaatctaatggctcgtcatttcagctacgccgaaagtaatactctatgtaaatagcgtggtttgtatttcggttacggaaaaattaacaattaggcagatatgctagaaatatttagcaaaaggtaagaaggtgtctgttgcgtttatggatctggagaaagcgtgtgataagagttgatagggaagcaatgaggaATATGATGGGTTACTgtatatagaattggtggaaggttgttgcaagcagtgaaaagtttctacgaagatagtaaagcatgtgtcaggataggaaataaagtgagcaattgctttcaagtgagagtggggctgagacagggatgtgtgatgtcgccatggttgttaacttgtatgttgatggagtggtgagaggtgtgaatgctcgagtgcttggacgaggattgaaactgatagacgagaatgatcgtgaatgggaggtgaatcagttgttgtttgtggatgatactgtactggttgcagactcggaagagaagcttggctcatTAGGGACAGAATTGGAAGGGTTTGTAAGAGacagaagttgagagttaatgtggttaagagtaaggttatgagatgtacgagtttAAGTATTTGGTTTCTgatgttgcagtaaatggtggagtggaagcagaggtacatcagagtaaatgaaggatactaagtgttgggggcagtgaagggagtggtaaagaaaagCGAgttagacatgaatgtaaagagagttctgtatgagaaagtgattgtaccacctGTGATGTAAGGATTGGatttgtgggaaatgaaagtgttggagagacataaattgaatgtgtttggatATGAAGTGTCtcaagagtatggctggtgtatctcaagtagataggattaggaacaaagttgtgagggtgagaacgggtgtaggaaattatttagcagctagagtggatatgaatgtgttgaggtgctttgaccatgttgagagaatggaaaatggctgtctgctaaagagggtgacgaatgcaagagttgtcgggagaagtacaagaggaaggccaaggtttgagtgcaTGGATTGAGTGaacaaagctctgggtgatagaagaatAGAtgcgagagagcgtgctagaaagaggaatgaatggagagcgattgtgacgtagttccggtaggccctgctgcttcctccggtcacctgggatgaccgcggaagtagcagcagtaggggattcagcttatgaagcttcatctgtggtggctaACGAGGTAGGGTGGGCCgtcgcaccctagcagtaccagccgaactcggttgagtccctcgttagCTTTGATTGTTTCTAGGTGCAAGTGCTTTTCTTCATAATTGATCAATCTCTCACGCTAGCCACCATAATTCAAAAACAAATTTCCACATTACAGAGATAATCCTTTTTTTCACATCCAACAACTTACCATTGGCTTCTGAGAGGTTCTGGGTGATTGGTTCAGTTGAATTCTGCAACTGTTCCAAAAACTTAGGTCCAATGGTCAAAAGATCACAACCACCGAGCTCACGAATTTCTCCTGCAATTTGCAATAATTTACATTAGTcacttctaaaaaaaataaaatgccattGGTATACTGTATTTGATAGCACcttcaaacaaaaaaaaatgaaaattatctctAATGAAGTTATTATATAACTTAAATTCACTGGCCCCCTTATACTGTAAAGTACATTATTAccagaaaaatattttgtataattaaaataataaatatttacataaatttccATGACAATCTCACACCGGTAATTATCGAGACATACCATCATTCCTGAAGGATGCTCCCATAACTACAGTCTTGTAACCGAACTTCTTGTAATAATTGTAAATACGGGTAACACTTTCGACTCCTGGGTCCTCATGAGGTTCGTAGGTCTTCTTATTAGTGTTTGCTACATACCTATAAAATAAAAGTGATATCCAGAATAGCAATCTAAACTAGTATCAATCATAAAATAATCTAAATCAGTCTGCTTCATTCATAATGACAATACCAGTCATAAAATAATCCAATCTAAGTCTCAAAAACTGGGAAGATTTTGCAGACCAATGCtactttttcaataataatttgatataACCCAAACAGTGAAAATTTACAGGCAATTTAAAGACCTTACCTACCCCAAGTTTGGTCCAAACAAGAAAAACCAACTTTAAAGATAGCAAGAAATTGAAATTTCCAAATTATTTAGGTTGACAATAGTTCTGGGTTTAAAATATGTAAAACCAGAGAACAGGACAAAAAGTTTAATATGCCCATGgcattagaataaaaatttaaaattttagattCTTATTTTTCCTCAAGTACAAACAACTTGTCATTAATATGGATGTTTTTTCAATGAAATTAGATTGGATACTAAAACCTACCTTGGTAAGTTCCCTACTGGTTTAGCTAGGAAAGGTTGAGGGAATATCCCAAAGCCTGAGTTCTTGCTGGTCATTCATTTAGACACTAACAATAGGAAAATGGTTTATCAAGAGATTTATTTCAAGACTGCGGTTGTAGTATTCCATAAAAAATGAAACCCTCCTTATGGATCTGAAATGTGTACCCTCAAGGAAACAACTTACACTTCTTCATAGGGAGAGACTCCTTAAAGGGGGTAGGTATTTGATACTGAACATAGTAGGTTTATCCCAGTCACATGGCAGAAGGGGGCAAACCCTATACAGCATTGTGGTTATCCaacactaaaagtcttatggctcgtacTCCCGCTACACCGAAAATATCCCTATAAATATCAAGGGTTTGTATAGAGATGGAACAAACTATTTTTCCTAAATAACAACGCCGAGTCATTTAAGTGGGTTATTCCTAGTCTTGTTTTCTACGACTAGACTATCAAAAGAAAGAGGGTTCGATTGCATCATAATACAGTTGCTAGGTAACCCCAGTGCACGGCAGTGTGGGGCACCGTCACATAACACCCTTTACTCTCTTTTGGTCAAAGACTTGTGGGGCAGTTGATGTGGGACTTTTGATTAAATGActggtttatatagctaggaaaaataaaaatggttttaAAAATAAGTAGCTACAAACTTTGTCATTTAAATGGGAGTCTTCCTTAAGTGGGGGGAGAGTCTCCATTAAGAGGTATGCCCTTCTTCCATGATAGATACAATTACTTATAGGTAAGAGCAAAAGGTCAGAAGTGGATTAAATTGGAATTGTATAGCTGACTTGTAAAGAGGCAGGGCTGTACAGTTCAATCCAAAAGGTTTAGTCTTAAGCCAGGGTGAAGCTATAAGAACAGTCACATAACGAATAAATTTAATACATCAAAGATAACTGAAAAAACATGACATTCTTACGTGCATTAGGGTGAATTCCAAGTGAAGGCTTCACATCCATCTGTGATCAACATCCACCTTGATCCAAGTTTCATAATGCAAAGAATAACTGATGCCTTGATAAAAACAGTTACATGTCCCTTAAGAGCGTAAGATTATATAGTTCGTTGCGCTGCAACAATAAGGCCTAGAGAGAAAGTGTCCAAGGACCTATAAGTACAATCACTATGGTAAAGGTCCAATCCCTAAAAGTGTTCTGTCTCTTCCATATGTCAGTTTTGAGGACTTGTGCTACAGAGTAGTTTTTGCAGAATGTTAGGGTTGCAGCAAAACCAAGGATATCATGTGCTCTATTGGGGACCCCTGGCAATGCTTCCCAAGGATTTATTAGCTCTCATGATAGTTTCTCTTAACCAAAAGGAAACTGCATTTTTGGATATTTAACTTTTGGAGTGACCCGTGCTCACGAACAAATTGGAAATTCTAGGCCTTGGGTATGTCTCCcattaaatattttttcaattgcTCGCATGGGACAGTAAAATATTATTCGGGTCATCTGTTGCCTCTTCGAGAGAGAAGGCAGTGAAAGTTAAATCTGATATCGTTTTCTACAAGATTATGGGTTTTGGCCACACATATGGGAACAAATGATAGGGATTATTCTTTCCACCTTCTGGAATGTGACATAagataagacagaccatgtagttcacatactctcttagctgaagcaaTGACAAGGAGAAAGATGGTCTTTAGGGTAAGGTTCCTATCCAAGGCTTTATACATAAGTTTGTACGGGGCTTTCTTCAAACacttaagtactgtacagtaccttAGGTTCGAGTTCTCGCGGAAGGAAAGTCCGCTTGAAATCCCTAATGAGAGCTGATGGCTCCCATGAAGAGGAAAGATCAAAATGAAAAAATCAGCAATCAGGGGAATAGCAGCCTTCAGTGGAGCAATATTCCCtctatgacaccaatcacagaatatTTTCCAcatggcctggtagactgctgcggacgACTTTCAGAGATATCTGGAAAGTAATTTTGCAGTTGGTCCTGAAAGCCTTTCTttcagaggagatgctggatggtctacAGCCGTGAAGTGAGAGGCAATGCACCACTGACTGTAATCGCATGGCAATTCCATTGACCCTCTCCTGCCAGGGAGCAAACAAGactcatgaaggtgccacaagaAGCCCATCATTGCCGAGGCATGGACGCATATTAAGCTTACTAGCCATAATTGCAATCACTCTTAGCTCACAGATAATCACAGTAATGCAAgtgactaagaaaaataataaaaaaaaaagaacagacaaGGCACAAGCAGCAAGCACTATAAGGGTGTGCATGCTGAATACGGATGTATACATCGTAGAGAGAGGAAGGGATACATCCTCTTAAGGTGACAATCAGAAGGGTAGTGGAGTGTGTCATTAGATGATGCCACGTTCCGTCATGCATTGGGGTTGCCTTGCAACCATGTTATGCAATTAAACCCTTTTTATTTTGATTGCCTGGACACAGAAAACgagactaggagtaacccatttaaagGTGTTCGAAGTTTGTATCTGCATTAGAATAAACTGTAAATGTAATCTATAAAATAGAAAAAGGGATTAACTGCCTTTACTAAATAAATTTTCTAGGAACTAGTAGCATATAAATAAAGTACACCTAAAATATACTACAGAATATCTAACCCTTTAAAAGTTATAAAATTCACACTACAGTACATACCAGTCCAAGATTCGACCAACGAAAGGAGAGATCAATGTTACGCCAGCCTCAGCACAAGCAACTGCCTGTGCGAATCCAAATAATAATGTCAAGTTGCAATGAATGCCATGCTCTTCCTCAAGAActctgaaatgataaaaaaaaaagttttatctatACAGTAACATTTACCGACATATACTAAAGTTTATCTTGAAAGTTTCAAAAGTGCAAAATTTTCACTTCCCAAGTTAAGTTTATTTTTATGTCAACTGGATTATGTAAAAATTTAAGTACAGCATTCAATGATAATCTAAGTACAAGCATTTCCTAAAAATAATTCCCCATACTGTATTAGTTAACACAAAAATACAGAATAGTATCCGAATGGTAATCATTTACTTGCAGTGCACTTTGCAAATTGTGCAAGTCCATTCTTTATTTGCTGTCTCTTCAGCTTTGTCCTCCTCATGGGTTTCACACAAATTTCTACATGTCAGCAGCACTGGCACCAACTATACCattttctaacatatatatatatatatatatatatatatatatatatatatatatatatatatatatatatatatatataaatatgagagagagagagagagagagagagagagagagagagagagagagagagagagagagagagagagagagagagagagatttcagttacATCTGATCCCTatcttttttttacagaatatttaatcCACCTTTAAAAAAAATTGTTGGGAGGCCATTTACAGTAGTGTCAAGGTCCACCTGAGAGAAAAATCTGAAAGTTGCATGAAGAAGTACTGTATAGTTAAAACTAGTTAGACAGCAGCTAAAAGTGTGTGTAGTTAGCAGAAAATGGTCCACTGCAAAGACCCTTTCAGTTATAGCAGCAGTGCCTCAAGTAGCACTAATCTCCTCATGGCTTAAAATATAACACTGCTGAAGCAAGAATGGAGAATTTATTCAAGTTTTCACTAttatatacagtacttaaaaatCCAACAAACTTGAATGTCATTACTTCTAGGCCTTGTACCCAGTCACACATTTTTTTAATGAGTAAATTTCCTTATTTCTACTTTTATATGGATAAACTTGAAAGAAGCATTTCATCAACCAAGAATCTATTCTAAGTCTGCCTACTCTTTAACGACAATTTTCTAATATGGAAAACTGAATAGCCTTTCTTTACTTACTTGGCAGCCTGAATGCCTTCCCAAGTTGAAGCCAGTTTTATAAGGATCCTTTCTTTATCAATGCCTTCAGATTCAAACATTGAAATGAACTTCTTGGCCTTGGCGATACTTGCTTCCTTGTCGAAGCTCAACCTGGCATCAACTTCAATGCTGACTCGACCAGGAACTATCTTGAGAATCTCACAGCCAAATAGCACAAAGAGCTTATCCATTGCTGCTGCCACCTGTGCTGTAGAATCGCTAGAAATAAACAAATTCATTCAATTATAGCTTACTTTATTTTGAGAGAGGGAAGTTGAACAATATCAGAACAGGCATTATCTTTATCATCAAGGACATAAATCATACTGCCAGTACCTTATGCAAAGCAACATTCTTACCAGAAACAATTATTGAACCAATGTAGTTCAACCAATTTTATTTGAGATCTTATTATTCCACACAGGCACCAGAGCTTCCCTAAACATCTTATTCCAGATCACTCAAGTGAACCGAGACTGAGAATTGTACATTCAAAGAGTCAATCTACAGGTACTTTTTATTGTAATGTGGCTCTACGCatgtataaaaataatgaaaataattcaagtAGTAAtgtaacaagcaggatttagaaaatgtagaagttgtccTGAGCAAATTTTCATCTTAAGACATGTGGTATAGCAATGTGTCtagtataaaaatccacttttgatggcatttgtggactatgaaaaaacccttTGATAGCATGCACCGGCAAAAttatggagagtcctacattattataaagttcctcttaaatatgtaaatatgttcatgaccatagcaagtgcaaagttaatgttagtggagtcctatcacattaatttccagtaaacaaaggagtactccaagggagtgtgtggtcacctatgttgtttatcctcctcttggatttcgTAATACAGAGAACAGTTGGGCatcatggagaaggattggactggattggcaataagAAAGTAACtaacgtagagtatgctgatgatgctgtccttattagcaaaacaccaaaggACTTACAaaatttgcttaccagaatgcataaaatatcacatggggttgggctcaagataaatagaagaaagacagatggtaagggaatatgtaatggaagattaagtatcattggaaggagtaaggattaatgagatgaatcatttaaatatttaggaactatgatctctaatacaggatctttagaatttgagtttaatgagatttaaaaaatcaaatcagacaatggctaggttaagtaaaatttggaaatcaatcgcctgaaattacacttaAAAATCACGCTACATCAGTTTagcgagattggtgttactgtatggacaaatgttgtggtatgacaatgaaacgataagAGTTTGAcgatttgagaccaaagccctcagaagaatattgggaattgaatggcaggacaggattagaactgaaactataagagaaattactctagtggcaaatgtggacgagatcatggtgagggggagatgaagatggttttggcatgctcttcacactccaagagattagttcaccaaactttcaactggactctacaaggcactaaaagagttggaagacccaggcctacatggctgaggactatgaagtgtaaagtagtagatgatgaatggagaagtattgatataaaagctccagatagagaagactggcgaaatctaaccaaggccctttgtgtcaatgggcgtagatgatgattatgacgatgatgagtAATGGAGAATTACAAATTAAGAGAAACCTTCATTACATATTAAACATTCAAGTCCATACAATAATATAATTTCTAGATTTGTATATCTCATTTGGGGTCAGGTGTATGACATTCACTTTTTGTATGTGCAAGCATTCCTTACAGAATTTGTAACCCAGGTTTAATCCTTTGATTGCCATTGGCCATACTGTAATCTATGTCTACTATTTCTTTTCCCTTCAGTGCCATTTGATGTACTTCACAGCCAGTAATTACCAGTTTTTTTCCCTCAATTACTTACgcatttcttttttcaaaatatgtAACATCACATATCTATTGAAAAAGCCCAGTTGTAAAGCTCTATCTTGTACAGCTTTTATACTAAGATgagttatgtataatatatatataaaaaaaaaggagggggggggggctggagctTGAGTGCCAAATCATTTTGAGAGGGTTTTTGCCTCAAAGGGTTAAACAAGTTTCAAGCCAACTTAGAACCTTTTTCCTTAACCAAATAATCTATTCCCTCTTCAATTGCACTTTACAGCCCAAAAACAAacttcacacactcacacacattatatatatatatatatatatatatatatatatatatatatatatatatatatatatatatatatatatatataactcttgctTGGAATAAAGAGTGCCATGACTAGAAGATatagtattcatataatatataaaactgtGATTTAATTCCCTGCCTGATTTAAGTTGTTGCCACTTCCCACAGAACAATGGACATCACTGTTGATATTCAGGATATATTATTCCTGATGAATCGTTAAATACATTTCACTAACAATTTTTACCATCACCCATAAACTTCAATAGTGTTTCATACTTTTAGAAAATAGGAAATTGGGAATTGAATAAGTAGGTTATGAACAAATTCTTCAGCATCTCAATAAATTTCAGATATAGATTTTTCCATCATGTCACAATCTGTCATTGGTCACTATATAGCTAGCAATACACACTGGGATGACATCAACAGTAACCACACTCAAGAGTACTGTACCTTCTAAATAAAAGTATATTCTTTGTTGATCTTCCACGACTAAAACCACAATGTTCTCTAAATTTCTCTTCTACTTATAGGTCTTAATCTGTTAAATATCATTCACATAAATATCTTCCCTGAACTGACAGTAAACTTATGCCCTAATAGTTACCAAACTCCCTCTTGCTTCTATATTGTATCATAATTGCCTTTTTCCAATCACTTGGTACCACTTCTGTTCTCCaaattaagctaaaaaaaaaaaaatcttcagtccTCTATCATTGTTCGTCCTCCTGGCTTGGGCCTCATTAGTATCCTCAGGACCATAGAGAAGCTCAAAATTCCCAGTGTTCCCAACCCCAACTGTATCAGTTTCTGTCATAGGGTGTATTTCTTTTACGATGTGGGTTACGAGCCCACACCCAACCCACATCATTTATCTGGGTTTAGGACCGGCATGGCAATAAGTAGCCATGACTGGGTTTGAAATACCTTCACAACAGGATTAAAAATCCTTGCTGAAACAATTAAGTAAAAGGGAAGATCACCATAGAGCTCAGAACAATGCTAAGTACTACATGGCAAACTTGCTAGGTCACAAAAAGTTTTAAGTGTATCTTTCACAACTGAATCAATAACTTTTTGAGAATTCTTCTAGGAGATGCATATTAATAACGACCAGGTTTCTAATAAATTTCCATTACAACTAGTATTCAGGAAAGTAATACACTCACTTTTCTTCTCTCTCTGAGAAGCTAAAATTTTTTAATTTCTCAATGGCCAATAGAGTACCCATGTTAACCCTCCTGTGAACACCCGATTGAGGACTcctgaaaatattcttttttcataCCGCAAATCGATACAAGAAAACCTGCTAATATTACACCATTGAAACTTCTAATTTTCAATCATAAGGGGAAAACTTTACAATGAAGCATAAATTACTAAATACTAAAACCGTAGCAAGAATATTTCACAATCAATTACTGAATAAATCCATAATCAACAGTTAGTGTATATAAAACCAAAATTATCCATTTAAGgataaatatacaaacaatatcctgattttttaagaaattaaaaattatttaattgCAGTACCATGAAACACAACAGTCTATAAGTTATGtactaatttacaaaataaaactcACCAGACAAAGAAATTAATATACTGTAGTCAGAAAAGCTACCTTTCAGATAAATCTCAAAGATAAACTAACATTTACGGTTTTTTCAGACAAAATATATGCCAAGACTCAAGAAATGAACACATttgattttaaaaattaaaaataagaaaactcTTTTTAAGACTAACAAAGGAAATTCTAGAAAGAGCAAAATCTACGACCTTTGCTCAAAGCCAGAAATTCTTTCATCATAAAATCAATAGCCACACATTCTGGAATTTAGGGCAGACTGAGTCATTGGAGCAACAAGTACAGTAATAAATCAGTTTTGCAAATTAAATAACTCTTAACTTTTCTTTTTACTgtaaattgaaattactttttgacACCTCTTCAAAATAACATGTCTTTAACAACTTAGTCAGAAATGCATTACTGAGGAATGGAACTACTAAACGAGAGCTATTAACTAAatatcccaaaaccttccaggagtgaGTCACTGTCAAGCTTGGCTGCCTATCAAGAACCACAGCTCACAGTTCGCTACTTGTCACGGTGATAGGGCTAGCCACAAAAGTTACTGAACAATAAAACTTGCACTTTCAATCTTACATGGATTTCTATTGAAATCAGAACATAACGTAGTTTTCAAAAAGTATTtaacatttctatttatatatctatggctGTTATTTTAGCCTAATGATCCACATGAGAGAGAAATCCACAacaaagtacatacatatatacacacattatatatatatatatatatatatatatatatatatatatatatatatatatatatatacacacacacaaacacgtatatacacacacacaaacacgtatatacaaacaaacaaacacaatatatatatatatatatatatatatatatatagtgggtgttTTTTacacatatattacaaatatacatatatatacgcatatacagtatgtatgagtgtatatgtgtgtgtatatactgtatatatatatatatatatatatatatatatatatat
It encodes:
- the Taldo gene encoding probable transaldolase, translating into MSQSPTKKSKMATSLDQLKEMTVVVADTGDFEAMKKYKPTDATTNPSLILQAATMAQYAPLIDQAIEYGKENGSDSTAQVAAAMDKLFVLFGCEILKIVPGRVSIEVDARLSFDKEASIAKAKKFISMFESEGIDKERILIKLASTWEGIQAAKVLEEEHGIHCNLTLLFGFAQAVACAEAGVTLISPFVGRILDWYVANTNKKTYEPHEDPGVESVTRIYNYYKKFGYKTVVMGASFRNDGEIRELGGCDLLTIGPKFLEQLQNSTEPITQNLSEANAKKLDIEKVEMTEAKFRWEMNEDQMATDKLSEGIRKFAIDAVKLEKLLMNKM